The following coding sequences lie in one Mycobacterium sp. DL440 genomic window:
- the aspS gene encoding aspartate--tRNA ligase codes for MLRSHAAGSLRATDAGQTVTLAGWVARRRDHGGVIFIDLRDGAGGGQGDGQSVSQVVFRQGDVLAAAHRLRAEFCVAVTGVVEVRPEGNENPDIPTGQIEVNATSLTVLGESAPLPFQLDETAGEEARLKYRYLDLRREGPGNAIRLRSKVNAAARNVLAEHDFVEIETPTLTRSTPEGARDFLVPARLQPGSFYALPQSPQLFKQLLMVAGMERYYQIARCYRDEDFRADRQPEFTQLDMELSFVDADDVIALAEQVLKAVWSTIGYDVPLPLPRISYADAMRRFGSDKPDLRFGVELIECTEYFKDTPFRVFQAPYVGAVVMPGGASQPRRTLDGWQEFAKQRGHKGLAYVLVAEDGTLGGPVAKNLTDAERDGLAAHVGAKPGDCVFFAAGPVKPARSLLGATRIEIAKRLDLIDPAAWAFTWVVDFPMFEPVDEATASGDVAVGSGAWTAVHHAFTAPKPESEGSFDSDPGNALSDAYDIVCNGNEIGGGSIRIHRRDIQERVFAMMGIDHAEAQDKFGFLLDAFAFGAPPHGGLAFGWDRITALLAGVDSIREVIAFPKSGGGVDPLTDAPAPITAQQRKESGIDAKPESKAKPEDKPQVKA; via the coding sequence GTGCTGCGCAGTCATGCCGCCGGTTCATTGCGGGCCACGGATGCCGGTCAAACGGTCACCCTGGCGGGATGGGTGGCGCGCCGCCGTGACCACGGCGGCGTGATCTTCATCGACCTGCGCGACGGGGCTGGTGGTGGGCAAGGCGATGGGCAGAGCGTGTCGCAGGTGGTGTTCCGCCAGGGGGATGTGCTCGCTGCCGCCCACCGGTTGCGCGCCGAGTTCTGCGTCGCTGTCACCGGTGTGGTCGAGGTGCGGCCGGAGGGCAACGAGAACCCCGACATCCCGACCGGCCAGATCGAGGTCAACGCGACGTCGCTGACGGTGCTGGGGGAGAGCGCCCCGTTGCCGTTCCAGCTCGACGAGACCGCAGGCGAGGAAGCCCGGCTCAAGTACCGCTACCTGGATTTGCGCCGCGAGGGCCCGGGCAACGCAATCCGCTTGCGCTCCAAGGTGAATGCCGCCGCACGCAACGTGCTGGCCGAGCACGACTTCGTCGAGATCGAGACGCCGACCCTGACCCGCTCGACCCCGGAGGGCGCCCGCGACTTCCTGGTGCCCGCGCGTCTGCAGCCCGGCTCGTTCTACGCGCTGCCGCAGAGCCCGCAGCTGTTCAAGCAGCTGCTCATGGTGGCCGGCATGGAGCGGTACTACCAGATCGCCCGGTGCTACCGCGACGAGGATTTCCGTGCCGACCGCCAGCCGGAGTTCACTCAGCTGGACATGGAGCTCAGCTTCGTCGACGCCGACGATGTCATCGCGCTCGCCGAGCAGGTTCTGAAGGCGGTCTGGTCGACGATCGGTTATGACGTGCCGCTGCCGCTGCCCCGGATCAGCTACGCCGACGCGATGCGCCGGTTCGGCTCCGACAAGCCCGACCTGCGGTTCGGTGTCGAACTCATCGAGTGCACGGAGTACTTCAAGGACACCCCGTTCCGGGTCTTCCAGGCGCCGTATGTGGGCGCTGTCGTCATGCCCGGTGGGGCGTCGCAGCCACGCCGCACCCTTGACGGCTGGCAGGAGTTCGCCAAGCAGCGGGGTCACAAGGGGCTGGCCTACGTGCTGGTCGCGGAGGACGGCACGCTGGGCGGTCCGGTGGCGAAGAACCTCACCGACGCCGAGCGGGACGGTCTGGCCGCCCACGTCGGCGCCAAGCCGGGTGACTGCGTGTTCTTCGCGGCAGGCCCGGTCAAGCCGGCGCGTTCGCTGCTGGGCGCCACCCGCATCGAGATCGCCAAGCGCCTCGACCTGATCGACCCCGCCGCCTGGGCGTTCACCTGGGTGGTGGACTTCCCGATGTTCGAGCCCGTTGACGAGGCGACGGCCTCGGGCGACGTCGCGGTGGGTTCGGGTGCCTGGACGGCGGTGCACCACGCCTTCACCGCGCCGAAGCCCGAATCGGAGGGCAGCTTCGACAGCGATCCCGGCAACGCGTTGTCCGATGCCTACGACATCGTCTGCAACGGCAACGAGATCGGCGGCGGCTCGATCCGTATCCACCGGCGCGACATCCAGGAGCGGGTGTTCGCGATGATGGGAATCGACCACGCCGAGGCCCAGGACAAGTTCGGATTCCTGTTGGACGCCTTCGCCTTCGGCGCTCCGCCGCACGGCGGCTTGGCCTTCGGCTGGGACCGCATCACCGCGCTGCTGGCCGGGGTCGACTCGATCCGCGAGGTGATCGCGTTCCCCAAGTCCGGCGGCGGCGTCGACCCGCTGACCGATGCCCCGGCGCCGATCACCGCGCAGCAGCGCAAGGAATCGGGGATCGACGCGAAGCCCGAGTCGAAGGCCAAGCCCGAGGACAAGCCGCAGGTGAAGGCCTAA
- a CDS encoding neutral zinc metallopeptidase, with amino-acid sequence MTFNEGMQIDTSTTSSSGGGRGPGRGIAIGGGLGGLLIVVLAMFLGVDPGTVMPQQQQQIDTSGAGGEGFDLSQCKTGADANSKVECRVVATGNSVDGVWQQLLKGYKRPQVRLFKGQVQTGCGPATSDVGPFYCPVDKTAYFDTDFFQVLVDQFGSSGGPLAQEYVVAHEFGHHVQDLLGVLGRAQRDPEGATGAGVRTELQADCYAGVWAHYASITRQEGTDVPFLEPLSDKDITDALSAASSVGDDRIQKQATGRVNPEAWTHGSSEQRQKWFTIGYQTGDPNKCDTFAANNLG; translated from the coding sequence ATGACCTTCAACGAGGGTATGCAGATCGACACGAGCACCACCTCCAGTTCCGGCGGTGGCCGCGGCCCCGGCCGTGGCATCGCGATCGGCGGAGGTCTCGGCGGTCTGTTGATCGTGGTGCTCGCGATGTTCCTGGGTGTCGACCCCGGCACCGTGATGCCTCAACAGCAGCAGCAAATAGACACCAGCGGGGCCGGGGGCGAGGGTTTCGACCTGAGCCAGTGCAAGACCGGCGCCGACGCCAACAGCAAGGTCGAATGCCGAGTGGTCGCCACCGGCAACTCGGTCGACGGCGTGTGGCAGCAGCTGCTCAAGGGATACAAACGTCCGCAGGTACGACTGTTCAAGGGGCAGGTTCAGACCGGATGCGGTCCGGCCACCAGTGACGTCGGCCCGTTCTACTGCCCCGTGGACAAGACGGCGTACTTCGACACCGACTTCTTCCAGGTGCTCGTCGACCAGTTCGGTTCCAGCGGAGGCCCCCTCGCACAGGAGTACGTCGTCGCTCACGAGTTCGGCCACCACGTGCAGGACCTGCTGGGTGTCCTAGGCCGGGCCCAGCGCGACCCTGAGGGCGCCACCGGCGCGGGCGTCCGCACCGAACTGCAGGCCGACTGCTACGCCGGTGTCTGGGCGCATTACGCGTCGATCACCCGGCAAGAGGGTACCGACGTGCCGTTCCTGGAACCACTGAGCGACAAGGACATCACCGACGCCCTGTCGGCGGCCTCCTCGGTGGGCGATGATCGCATCCAGAAGCAGGCCACCGGCCGGGTCAACCCGGAAGCCTGGACCCACGGTTCCTCCGAGCAGCGGCAGAAGTGGTTCACCATCGGTTACCAGACCGGTGATCCGAACAAGTGCGACACCTTCGCCGCGAACAACCTTGGCTAG
- a CDS encoding DUF885 domain-containing protein: MARAATAVDAVAERYLDTYARLDPCAATELGITGHDDEVTDYSPQGVAARAEAARATLRELDGIEPADEVDVVTVAALRERLGAAVDVHDAGLDLGEINVIASPLQTMRDVFDLMATDTEDDWALIAARLAKVPERAAGYADALRAAAHGSHAPALRQVTRGVTQARQIAQLFAEMATGAAPGNRRLQAQLRQRTEAAADAYRQLGDVLREEIAPRARQSDACGRDAYGLMSRLFLGTSVDLDEAYDWGLGLLDAVVAEQESIAQQLYPGATVAETLRRLDEEPRYVISGTDALQAWMQELSDRVVDALAGTHFDIDGPLRTLECRIAPTQTGGIYYTGPSEDWSRPGRMWWSVPPDVERFHTWQETTTVFHEGVPGHHLQIGRAVALADQLNRWRRLGCWVSGHGEGWALYAERLMAELGWLDDAGDRMGMLDAQRFRAARVVIDIGVHCGLTAPDGEVWDAERAWNFLTSHSAMAEENLRFELDRYLGWPGQAPSYAIGQRIWHELRDQTLRRGSSLREFHSRALDLGGLPLDVLRSALSAD; this comes from the coding sequence TTGGCTAGGGCCGCCACTGCCGTCGACGCGGTAGCCGAGCGCTACCTCGACACCTATGCACGGCTGGATCCGTGCGCCGCAACAGAACTGGGCATCACCGGCCACGACGATGAGGTGACTGACTACTCCCCGCAGGGGGTGGCCGCCCGCGCCGAAGCGGCCCGCGCGACCTTGCGGGAGCTCGACGGGATCGAGCCCGCCGACGAGGTCGATGTGGTCACCGTGGCCGCGTTGCGCGAACGCCTCGGCGCGGCCGTCGACGTGCACGATGCCGGCCTGGACCTGGGTGAGATCAACGTCATCGCATCGCCGCTGCAAACCATGCGCGACGTATTCGACCTGATGGCCACCGACACCGAGGACGATTGGGCGCTGATCGCCGCGAGATTGGCGAAGGTGCCCGAACGTGCCGCGGGCTACGCGGATGCGCTACGTGCGGCGGCCCACGGCAGTCATGCCCCGGCCCTGCGTCAGGTGACCCGCGGCGTCACCCAGGCCCGGCAGATCGCCCAGTTGTTCGCCGAGATGGCTACCGGCGCGGCACCTGGAAACCGGCGGCTTCAGGCGCAGCTACGGCAGCGCACCGAAGCCGCGGCCGATGCTTACCGGCAGTTGGGCGATGTGCTGCGTGAGGAGATCGCCCCGCGTGCGCGTCAATCCGACGCCTGCGGGCGCGACGCCTACGGGCTCATGTCACGGTTGTTCCTGGGCACGTCGGTCGATCTCGACGAGGCCTACGACTGGGGGCTGGGTCTGCTCGATGCCGTTGTGGCCGAGCAGGAATCGATCGCCCAGCAGCTCTATCCGGGTGCCACCGTGGCCGAGACGCTGCGCCGGCTCGACGAGGAGCCGCGATACGTCATCAGCGGTACCGATGCGCTGCAGGCCTGGATGCAGGAGCTTTCCGATCGCGTGGTGGACGCGCTGGCCGGCACCCACTTCGACATCGACGGACCGCTTCGCACCCTGGAGTGCCGGATCGCGCCGACCCAGACCGGCGGCATCTACTACACCGGGCCGTCCGAGGACTGGTCGCGGCCCGGACGCATGTGGTGGTCGGTTCCGCCCGACGTCGAGCGGTTCCACACCTGGCAGGAAACCACCACGGTGTTCCACGAAGGTGTCCCCGGTCATCATTTGCAGATCGGCCGCGCGGTGGCCCTGGCCGACCAGCTCAACCGGTGGCGCCGGCTGGGCTGCTGGGTTTCGGGCCACGGTGAGGGCTGGGCCCTGTACGCCGAGCGGTTGATGGCCGAGCTGGGCTGGCTCGACGATGCCGGTGACCGCATGGGAATGCTTGATGCACAACGGTTCCGCGCGGCCCGTGTGGTGATCGACATCGGCGTGCACTGCGGCCTGACCGCACCCGACGGTGAGGTCTGGGATGCCGAACGGGCATGGAACTTCCTGACCTCGCACTCGGCGATGGCCGAGGAGAACCTGCGCTTCGAATTGGATCGCTATCTGGGCTGGCCGGGCCAGGCGCCGTCGTACGCCATCGGTCAACGGATCTGGCACGAACTCCGCGACCAGACCCTGCGCCGGGGATCGTCGTTGCGAGAGTTCCACAGCCGCGCACTCGATCTGGGCGGGCTGCCGCTCGATGTGCTCCGATCGGCGTTGTCGGCCGACTGA
- a CDS encoding DinB family protein codes for MEPLDPDTKDWTWVLSHACTECGFDPTTVRSNAVAGLIRDDAALWVPRLHGTAVNVRTRPDRWSILEYGCHVRDVHRIFEHRVQLMLTEDDPQFPNWDQDATAIADDYGSQDPGTVATELFEAAGVVANTYDRVPADAWSRRGLRSNGSEFTVATIAVYHLHDIVHHAHDVATM; via the coding sequence ATGGAACCCCTCGACCCCGACACCAAGGACTGGACCTGGGTGCTGTCCCACGCCTGCACCGAGTGCGGGTTCGACCCGACGACGGTGCGGAGCAATGCGGTGGCCGGCCTCATCCGGGACGATGCCGCACTGTGGGTGCCCCGGCTGCACGGCACCGCGGTCAATGTCAGGACCCGCCCGGACCGATGGTCGATCCTGGAGTACGGCTGCCACGTCCGCGATGTGCACCGCATCTTCGAGCACCGGGTGCAGTTGATGTTGACCGAGGACGATCCTCAGTTCCCGAACTGGGATCAGGACGCCACCGCGATCGCCGACGACTACGGGTCGCAGGATCCGGGGACTGTCGCAACCGAGCTGTTCGAGGCGGCCGGGGTTGTCGCCAACACCTATGACCGGGTGCCGGCCGACGCCTGGTCGCGCCGCGGGTTGCGCAGCAACGGCAGCGAATTCACCGTGGCCACGATCGCGGTCTATCACCTGCACGACATCGTCCACCATGCGCACGACGTCGCCACCATGTGA
- a CDS encoding oxidoreductase: MNSPTAVIGPGAIGSTVAALLHAAGRQVLLCGRTPRDGIEVRPDDGAPIRLPGPVHTDPATVDGPLEVVFLAVKDTQNAQAAVWLDRLCDEKTVVCALQNGVEQVERVSAVSRHTDKAHVVPAAVWISAETQPGGWVRLRSEARLVLPDTPAAAVVADAVGGTAITVEHDPDFRRAAWRKLLVNAVVGFMVLADRRAGMFRRDDVAALARRYLTECLAVARADGADLGEEVVDEIVGMLASAPEDLTTSMLTDHQAGRPLEWDVRNGVIARKAAAHALPTPISDVVVPLLAAAGDGPG, encoded by the coding sequence CTGAACTCTCCCACCGCGGTCATCGGTCCGGGCGCCATCGGGTCGACCGTCGCGGCGCTGTTGCACGCCGCCGGCCGGCAAGTCCTGCTGTGCGGACGCACCCCGCGCGACGGCATCGAGGTCCGGCCCGACGACGGCGCACCGATCCGGTTGCCCGGGCCGGTCCACACCGATCCGGCCACCGTCGACGGTCCGCTCGAGGTGGTGTTTCTCGCGGTCAAGGACACCCAGAACGCCCAGGCCGCGGTCTGGCTGGACCGGTTGTGCGACGAGAAGACCGTGGTGTGCGCGCTGCAGAACGGTGTGGAACAGGTCGAGCGCGTGAGCGCGGTCAGCCGGCACACCGACAAAGCCCACGTCGTGCCCGCGGCAGTCTGGATCTCGGCCGAGACCCAGCCCGGCGGCTGGGTGCGGTTGCGCAGCGAGGCCAGGCTGGTGCTGCCCGACACCCCGGCGGCGGCGGTCGTGGCCGACGCGGTGGGCGGCACCGCGATCACCGTCGAACACGATCCCGATTTCCGCCGCGCCGCCTGGCGCAAGCTGCTGGTCAATGCCGTGGTCGGGTTCATGGTGCTGGCCGACCGGCGCGCAGGGATGTTCCGCCGTGACGACGTGGCCGCACTGGCCCGGCGCTACCTGACCGAATGCCTGGCGGTGGCCCGGGCCGACGGCGCGGATCTGGGTGAAGAGGTGGTCGACGAGATCGTCGGCATGCTCGCCTCGGCACCGGAAGACCTGACCACCTCGATGCTGACGGATCATCAGGCGGGCCGTCCGCTGGAGTGGGATGTGCGCAACGGCGTCATCGCCCGCAAAGCGGCCGCACATGCGCTGCCCACCCCGATCAGCGATGTCGTGGTCCCGCTCTTGGCGGCCGCCGGCGACGGCCCGGGCTGA
- a CDS encoding carboxylesterase/lipase family protein — protein sequence MSVLAEHSTIAHTSLGRLRGTREGGVSVWRGVEYAQQPIGALRFLAPQPVVPWSGVRDAVEHGPLPPQGRSFVGGGRDDPKVRDEACLTVTVWSPDTSGSLPVMVWIPGGAFVYGAGQLQLYNGSRLAENGNVVVVNVTYRLGVFGGFELGDLGEGFDDNLCLRDQIAALQWVRDNIAAFGGDPEQVTVFGESAGATSVLALLASPAADGLFARGIAQSPALPLIADREDRARQSRRFMQLLGVGAEQLKVLPQRQLRRAAGQLQLESAQQTPTLAYGLTYGVDLLPLHPVAAAHAGAVSAVPLIIGTNSHEASMFAWGKPPMLPTTLAGVEDYLRRHDPQARDRVLAAYPDFPRRRALIAFGSDVMFGAPTWAFADAYSAHAPTHVYRFDHTTWTLKMLGLGATHGSEIVHIQHSYGSYLGRKLHPLGRRVQPSVGRRMQRTWLDFARAEVADWPEYDVDRRLTRVIRSTRDETVADPDAVRRRVWEGLG from the coding sequence GTGTCCGTCCTTGCGGAACATTCGACCATCGCCCACACCTCGCTGGGGCGGTTACGCGGCACCCGTGAAGGCGGGGTCAGCGTTTGGCGGGGTGTCGAGTACGCCCAGCAGCCCATCGGCGCATTGCGCTTCCTGGCGCCGCAGCCCGTGGTGCCCTGGTCCGGGGTCCGCGACGCCGTGGAGCACGGCCCCTTGCCGCCGCAAGGCCGTTCCTTCGTCGGGGGAGGCCGCGACGACCCCAAGGTCCGCGACGAGGCTTGCCTGACCGTCACCGTCTGGTCTCCGGATACGAGCGGGTCGCTGCCGGTGATGGTGTGGATCCCCGGCGGCGCCTTCGTCTACGGTGCCGGCCAGTTGCAGCTCTACAACGGCTCGCGGCTGGCGGAGAACGGCAACGTGGTGGTGGTGAACGTCACCTACCGGCTCGGCGTGTTCGGCGGATTCGAACTCGGTGACCTCGGCGAGGGATTCGACGACAACCTGTGTCTGCGAGACCAGATTGCCGCGCTGCAGTGGGTGCGCGACAACATCGCCGCATTCGGCGGCGATCCCGAGCAGGTGACGGTCTTCGGTGAATCAGCCGGTGCCACATCGGTATTGGCTCTGCTGGCCAGCCCCGCGGCCGACGGGCTGTTCGCCCGGGGCATCGCGCAGAGTCCGGCGTTGCCGCTGATCGCCGACCGGGAAGACCGGGCCCGTCAGTCGCGCCGCTTCATGCAACTGCTCGGGGTGGGGGCCGAGCAACTCAAAGTGCTGCCGCAGCGGCAGTTGCGCCGCGCCGCCGGGCAGCTGCAACTGGAAAGTGCACAGCAGACACCAACATTGGCCTACGGGCTGACCTACGGCGTCGATCTGCTGCCGTTGCACCCGGTCGCGGCGGCACACGCGGGTGCGGTGTCCGCGGTGCCGTTGATCATCGGCACGAACAGCCACGAGGCGTCGATGTTCGCCTGGGGCAAGCCGCCGATGTTGCCGACCACGTTGGCCGGCGTCGAGGACTATCTCCGCCGCCACGACCCGCAGGCCAGGGATCGGGTGCTGGCCGCCTATCCCGATTTCCCGCGCCGACGGGCACTGATCGCGTTCGGCTCCGACGTCATGTTCGGCGCACCGACCTGGGCGTTCGCCGACGCCTACAGCGCGCACGCGCCGACCCACGTGTACCGGTTCGACCACACCACCTGGACGCTCAAGATGCTGGGGTTGGGCGCCACGCACGGCAGCGAGATCGTGCACATCCAGCACAGCTACGGGTCGTATCTGGGACGCAAGCTGCACCCGTTGGGCCGCCGGGTGCAGCCGTCGGTCGGTCGGCGGATGCAACGTACCTGGCTCGATTTCGCCCGGGCCGAGGTTGCCGATTGGCCGGAGTACGACGTCGACCGGCGGCTGACCCGGGTGATCCGGTCCACGCGTGACGAGACCGTGGCCGATCCCGACGCGGTGCGACGCCGGGTGTGGGAAGGGCTCGGCTAG
- a CDS encoding SRPBCC family protein produces the protein MARTYPCERVELDFIDRAPFRFVSTVDLAITPEQLFEVLSDETSWPHWATVITNVEWTSPEPRGVGTTRTVTMRGHITGEEEFLAWEPFSHMAFRFNTSTSNAISAFAEDYRVVETADGCHLTWVMAMKPSGLAGRLGMTMGQPVMAWLFQRFLHNLRRYTDERYGN, from the coding sequence ATGGCCCGGACCTACCCGTGCGAACGCGTCGAGTTGGACTTCATCGACCGTGCGCCGTTCCGCTTCGTCAGCACCGTCGACCTCGCCATTACACCCGAGCAGTTGTTCGAGGTGCTCAGCGACGAGACCAGCTGGCCACACTGGGCGACGGTCATCACCAACGTGGAGTGGACCAGTCCCGAACCCCGAGGGGTCGGCACCACCCGCACCGTCACGATGCGCGGGCACATCACCGGCGAGGAGGAATTCCTGGCCTGGGAACCCTTCTCCCACATGGCTTTCCGGTTCAACACCAGCACCTCGAACGCGATCTCGGCCTTCGCCGAGGACTACCGCGTGGTGGAGACGGCCGACGGTTGCCACCTGACCTGGGTGATGGCCATGAAGCCCAGCGGACTGGCCGGCCGACTCGGGATGACCATGGGCCAGCCGGTGATGGCGTGGCTGTTCCAGCGGTTCCTGCACAACCTGCGCCGGTACACCGACGAGCGTTACGGCAACTAG
- a CDS encoding RNA polymerase sigma-70 factor, giving the protein MNATEIFAGHRPLLFTLAYEILGSAADAEDVVQESYLRWITAGDVTHPHAYLVQVVTRQALNALRTSKRRREDYVGNWLPEPIQTASDVSEDAVLAESVSMAMLLILETLGPDERVVFVLHEVFGYSHPEIALVVGKSDTAVRQIAHRAREHVQARRRRFTPDRQLARTTVTKFLRAAHTGDIDGLVAVMAPEVVALSDGGGQVSAARRPVVGPQRVAQFMAGLAQGGMAGLDISFGSYNSMPAVLFRHDGALDSVLLIEVTDGLVSALYAMRNPDKLRDAAATRTLTRQQED; this is encoded by the coding sequence CTGAACGCGACCGAGATATTCGCCGGGCACCGCCCGCTGCTCTTCACGCTGGCTTACGAGATTCTGGGGAGCGCCGCCGACGCAGAAGATGTGGTGCAGGAAAGCTACCTGCGCTGGATCACGGCAGGCGACGTGACGCATCCGCACGCGTACCTCGTGCAGGTCGTCACGCGGCAGGCCCTCAATGCGCTGCGGACCAGCAAGCGCCGACGCGAGGACTACGTCGGCAATTGGCTTCCCGAACCGATCCAGACCGCGTCGGACGTGAGCGAGGACGCCGTCCTCGCCGAATCGGTGTCGATGGCAATGCTGCTGATCCTGGAGACACTCGGCCCCGACGAGCGCGTGGTGTTCGTCCTGCACGAGGTGTTCGGTTACAGCCATCCCGAGATTGCGCTCGTGGTGGGTAAGTCCGACACCGCGGTGCGCCAGATCGCCCACCGCGCACGCGAACACGTGCAGGCCCGGCGGCGACGCTTCACACCGGACAGACAACTGGCACGTACCACCGTCACGAAGTTCCTGCGGGCCGCGCACACCGGGGACATCGACGGCCTCGTCGCGGTGATGGCCCCCGAGGTCGTGGCATTGTCCGACGGCGGCGGACAGGTGTCAGCTGCGCGTCGCCCAGTCGTCGGACCGCAGCGCGTCGCGCAGTTCATGGCGGGACTCGCCCAGGGCGGCATGGCCGGACTCGACATCTCGTTCGGCAGCTACAACTCGATGCCGGCCGTCTTGTTCCGCCACGACGGGGCGCTTGACTCGGTCTTGCTCATCGAGGTGACCGACGGCCTCGTCTCCGCGCTCTATGCGATGCGCAACCCCGACAAGCTCCGCGACGCCGCCGCAACCCGCACCCTTACCAGACAGCAGGAGGACTGA